Proteins from a single region of Hordeum vulgare subsp. vulgare chromosome 6H, MorexV3_pseudomolecules_assembly, whole genome shotgun sequence:
- the LOC123401320 gene encoding bZIP transcription factor 23 isoform X1, producing MDFPGGSGRPHQHQHQHQHQPLPPMTPLPLTRQGSSVYSLTFDEFQSALGGPGKDFGSMNMDELLRNIWTAEESQAIGAGGAGPSTAAAGPDHGGIQRQGSLTLPRTLSQKTVDEVWRDMMFFGGPSAPAAAEAPPPAQRQQTLGEVTLEEFLVRAGVVREDMPGPPAPVSPAPVAQAPPPQPQMLFPQSNMFAPMVNPLSLANGLMTGAYGQGGGGGGGGAAAMVSPSPARPVMSNGYGKMEGLNLSSLSPPPMPYVFNGGLRGRKPPAMEKVVERRQRRMIKNRESAARSRQRKQSYMMELETEVAKLKERNEELQRKQAEMLERQKNEVFEKVSRQAGPTSKRICLRRTLTGPW from the exons ATGGATTTTCCGGGAGGGAGCGGGCGgccgcaccagcaccagcaccagcaccagcaccagccgcTGCCGCCGATGACGCCGCTGCCGCTCACGAGGCAGGGCTCCTCGGTCTACTCGCTCACGTTCGACGAGTTCCAGAGCGCGCTCGGCGGGCCGGGCAAGGACTTCGGATCCATGAACATGGACGAGCTGCTCCGCAACATCTGGACCGCCGAGGAGTCGCAGGCCATCGGCGCGGGCGGCGCCGGGccgtccaccgccgccgcggGGCCGGATCACGGCGGCATCCAGCGCCAGGGCTCGCTCACGCTCCCCAGGACGCTCAGCCAGAAGACCGTCGACGAGGTCTGGCGCGACATGATGTTCTTCGGAGGCCCCTCTGCCCCCGCAGCCGCCGAGGCTCCCCCGCCGGCCCAGAGGCAGCAGACGCTCGGGGAGGTCACGCTCGAGGAGTTCCTCGTGCGCGCCGGCGTCGTGCGCGAGGACATGCCGGGGCCGCCGGCGCCCGTGTCGCCGGCACCCGTGGCCCAGGCGCCGCCTCCGCAGCCGCAGATGCTGTTTCCTCAGAGCAACATGTTTGCTCCGATGGTGAATCCTCTCTCCTTGGCGAATGGGTTGATGACCGGAGCTTACGgccagggaggagggggagggggtggtggtgcgGCCGCTATGGTGTCGCCGTCGCCGGCGAGGCCGGTCATGTCCAACGGCTACGGCAAGATGGAAGGCCTCAACCTGTCGTCGCTGTCGCCGCCACCGATGCCCTATGTTTTCAACGGTGGGCTGAGGGGGAGGAAGCCACCGGCCATGGAGAAGGTGGTCGAGAGGAGGCAGCGCCGGATGATCAAGAACCGGGAGTCTGCGGCGAGGTCGCGCCAGAGGAAACAG AGTTATATGATGGAATTGGAGACTGAGGTGGCAAAACTTAAAGAGCGGAATGAAGAGTTGCAGAGAAAACAG GCGGAGATGCTTGAGAGGCAAAAGAATGAG
- the LOC123401320 gene encoding bZIP transcription factor 23 isoform X2, whose translation MDFPGGSGRPHQHQHQHQHQPLPPMTPLPLTRQGSSVYSLTFDEFQSALGGPGKDFGSMNMDELLRNIWTAEESQAIGAGGAGPSTAAAGPDHGGIQRQGSLTLPRTLSQKTVDEVWRDMMFFGGPSAPAAAEAPPPAQRQQTLGEVTLEEFLVRAGVVREDMPGPPAPVSPAPVAQAPPPQPQMLFPQSNMFAPMVNPLSLANGLMTGAYGQGGGGGGGGAAAMVSPSPARPVMSNGYGKMEGLNLSSLSPPPMPYVFNGGLRGRKPPAMEKVVERRQRRMIKNRESAARSRQRKQSYMMELETEVAKLKERNEELQRKQAEMLERQKNEVFEKVSRQAGPTSKRICLRRTLTGP comes from the exons ATGGATTTTCCGGGAGGGAGCGGGCGgccgcaccagcaccagcaccagcaccagcaccagccgcTGCCGCCGATGACGCCGCTGCCGCTCACGAGGCAGGGCTCCTCGGTCTACTCGCTCACGTTCGACGAGTTCCAGAGCGCGCTCGGCGGGCCGGGCAAGGACTTCGGATCCATGAACATGGACGAGCTGCTCCGCAACATCTGGACCGCCGAGGAGTCGCAGGCCATCGGCGCGGGCGGCGCCGGGccgtccaccgccgccgcggGGCCGGATCACGGCGGCATCCAGCGCCAGGGCTCGCTCACGCTCCCCAGGACGCTCAGCCAGAAGACCGTCGACGAGGTCTGGCGCGACATGATGTTCTTCGGAGGCCCCTCTGCCCCCGCAGCCGCCGAGGCTCCCCCGCCGGCCCAGAGGCAGCAGACGCTCGGGGAGGTCACGCTCGAGGAGTTCCTCGTGCGCGCCGGCGTCGTGCGCGAGGACATGCCGGGGCCGCCGGCGCCCGTGTCGCCGGCACCCGTGGCCCAGGCGCCGCCTCCGCAGCCGCAGATGCTGTTTCCTCAGAGCAACATGTTTGCTCCGATGGTGAATCCTCTCTCCTTGGCGAATGGGTTGATGACCGGAGCTTACGgccagggaggagggggagggggtggtggtgcgGCCGCTATGGTGTCGCCGTCGCCGGCGAGGCCGGTCATGTCCAACGGCTACGGCAAGATGGAAGGCCTCAACCTGTCGTCGCTGTCGCCGCCACCGATGCCCTATGTTTTCAACGGTGGGCTGAGGGGGAGGAAGCCACCGGCCATGGAGAAGGTGGTCGAGAGGAGGCAGCGCCGGATGATCAAGAACCGGGAGTCTGCGGCGAGGTCGCGCCAGAGGAAACAG AGTTATATGATGGAATTGGAGACTGAGGTGGCAAAACTTAAAGAGCGGAATGAAGAGTTGCAGAGAAAACAG GCGGAGATGCTTGAGAGGCAAAAGAATGAG